A portion of the Girardinichthys multiradiatus isolate DD_20200921_A chromosome 23, DD_fGirMul_XY1, whole genome shotgun sequence genome contains these proteins:
- the shtn3 gene encoding shootin-1 isoform X1, whose protein sequence is MLPCSSSAQTEGCEEESDAHMQTECNRLTEERDEAQRQLKHIKRVSQMVIEEVSVLQTQLEIEKSCRENAEALATKLNCENRKLKYLSLSSRPCLDELLPSISDCIALEADGDPADSVDNSPDTFSHCQQQVKELRETVNSLLEEKKSFVCQIHKQQRQLEELTIQSEKNQEEMKQLRETVEQQSKTIKRFNRVSMMAAQEYEGMKDQLNLEQNLRVKAETYAHEMLVKQKEANRQSMLLLQSAEPSVQLLKALEDVAAITKTLEEERLQHQQKVESLKAQLEESCVKKQLQDLQRQLELLEVEKKEVEGRLEQAEKKNEELEKRVHELQEAQDKITDSASLPPPAPGVAPPPAPPPQPPPPPPPPPPPPPPPPPSRCNPLSSLIAIMRKSSKGSKPKVEPTPAAEGMDDVKVKAVNEMMERIKHGVVLRPVKSQDSKKIAVKPPPCEEKQQESAMDELKCILETVKRSPSRGSQESGPSPPGKKDSELEVILRRRRNKAGEAGSGDEREGHMSHVSSSDSLNGRRTSSDSGKDSEGLSGLSAPSEAAGIIRVSPDRRGSGPGPAVAPRKRSDMERRSCSSLSEKETSESPVSNGCISSNDEENQMKSNGVDHEEPGNSTHTEYVNVSADADC, encoded by the exons TTTCTCAGATGGTGATTGAGGAGGTCAGCGTTCTGCAGACTCAGCTCGAGATCGAGAAGTCGTGTCGAGAGAATGCAGAGGCACTGGCCACTAAG CTAAACTGtgaaaacaggaaactgaaatACCTGAGCCTGTCGTCTCGGCCCTGTTTGGATGAACTGCTTCCAAGCATCTCTGACTGCATTGCGCTCGAAGCTGACGGAGACCCTGCAGACTCAGTGGACAACAGCCCCGACACCTTCTCTCACTGCCAGCAACAGGTTAAAG AGCTGAGGGAGACAGTGAACAGTTTATTGGAGGAGAAGAAAAGTTTTGTCTGTCAGATTCACAAACAGCAGAGACAGTTAGAAGAGCTGACCATACAG TCTGAGAAAAATCAGGAGGAGATGAAACAGCTTCGTGAAACAGTCGAGCAACAAAGCAAAACCATCAAGAGATTTAACAGAG TCTCCATGATGGCAGCCCAAGAGTACGAAGGAATGAAGGATCAGCTTAACTTGGAGCAGAACCTCAGAGTCAAAGCTGAGACCTATGCACACGAG atgctGGTTAAGCAGAAGGAGGCCAACAGGCAGAgcatgctgctgctgcagagtgcTGAGCCCAGCGTTCAGCTGCTGAAAGCTCTGGAGGATGTTGCTGCTATCACTAAAACCCTGGAGGAGGAGCGTCTGCAGCATCAGCAGAAG GTGGAGAGTCTGAAGGCACAGCTAGAGGAAAGCTGTgtgaaaaaacagctgcaagatCTTCAGAGACAGCTGGAGCTGCTAGAGGTGGAAAAGAAGGAGGTGGAGGGTCGGCTGGAGCAGGCAGAGAAGAAAAACGAGGAGCTTGAGAAAAGAG TCCACGAGCTCCAGGAGGCCCAGGACAAAATTACGGACAGTGCGAGTCTCCCTCCCCCAGCACCTGGGGTAGCACCCCCTCCTGCACCTCCTCCACAGCCACCtccaccccctcctcctccccctccccctcccccacctcctcccccctCCAGATGCAACCCCCTCAG CTCTCTGATCGCCATCATGCGGAAGTCTTCCAAAGGGTCCAAACCAAAGGTGGAGCCCACTCCAG CTGCTGAAGGCATGGACGATGTCAAGGTAAAGGCGGTGAACGAGATGATGGAGCGGATCAAACACGGCGTCGTCCTGCGACCCGTCAAAAGTCAGGACAGCAAG AAAATAGCAGTGAAA CCTCCACCCtgtgaggagaagcagcaggAAAGCGCCATGGATGAACTGAAATGCATCCTG GAGACGGTGAAGAGGAGCCCCAGCCGAGGATCCCAGGAGTCTGGACCGTCGCCGCCGGGAAAGAAGGACAGTGAGCTGGAGGTCATCCTGAGGCGGCGGCGCAACAAGGCTGGAGAGGCTGGATCAGGAG ATGAACGCGAGGGCCACATGAGCCACGTCTCTTCTTCTGACAGCTTGAATGGGAGACGCACCAGCAGCGATTCGGGTAAGGATTCAGAGGGTCTGAGCGGACTGAGCGCCCCCTCTGAGGCAGCGGGAATAATCCGGGTCAGTCCAGACAGAAGGGGCTCTGGACCGGGGCCCGCAGTGGCCCCAAGGAAGCGCTCTGACATGGAGAGAAGATCCTGCAGCTCTCTGTCTGAGAAGGAAACGTCTGAGTCTCCAGTCAGCAATGGCTGCATTAGCAG CAATGATGAGGAAAATCAGATGAAGTCAAATGGAGTCGACCATGAGGAGCCCGGCAACAGCACCCACACCGAGTATGTAAACGTTAGCGCTGACGCCGACTGCTGA